A genome region from Ralstonia solanacearum K60 includes the following:
- a CDS encoding RBBP9/YdeN family alpha/beta hydrolase, which yields MARTAAQTAPAASDWHWPAGLIVLTVPGLHGSGPAHWQSRWERRFPGWRRVEQDDWSTPDLACWSGRVGQTVRAAQAERPRHAARAVLVAHSFGCLASLHWAAQARDAVAGVLLVAPADPDKFGVADRLPQRALPFPAVLVASRNDPWLGYGQAVEWGARWGAEVVDAGHAGHINADSGLGEWEPGLALLERLISRACAPEASRDGADWQAQWDVLPSTPYI from the coding sequence ATGGCACGCACCGCTGCGCAGACCGCACCCGCCGCATCCGACTGGCACTGGCCGGCAGGCCTCATCGTGCTGACCGTGCCGGGGCTGCACGGCAGCGGCCCGGCGCATTGGCAGAGCCGCTGGGAGCGCCGCTTCCCGGGCTGGCGCCGCGTGGAGCAGGACGACTGGTCGACGCCCGATCTTGCGTGCTGGTCGGGCCGGGTGGGGCAGACCGTGCGGGCCGCCCAGGCGGAGCGGCCGCGCCATGCCGCGCGCGCCGTGCTGGTCGCGCACAGCTTCGGCTGCTTGGCGTCGCTGCACTGGGCGGCGCAGGCGCGGGACGCGGTGGCGGGCGTGCTGCTGGTCGCGCCGGCCGACCCGGACAAGTTCGGTGTGGCGGACCGGCTGCCGCAGCGCGCGCTGCCGTTTCCCGCCGTGCTGGTCGCCAGCCGCAACGATCCGTGGCTGGGCTACGGCCAGGCGGTGGAGTGGGGCGCACGCTGGGGCGCGGAGGTGGTCGACGCGGGCCATGCCGGCCATATCAATGCCGATTCCGGCCTGGGCGAATGGGAGCCGGGCCTGGCGCTGCTCGAGCGCCTGATCAGCCGCGCATGTGCCCCGGAAGCCTCTCGCGATGGCGCCGACTGGCAGGCGCAGTGGGATGTCCTGCCGAGCACACCATATATCTAA
- a CDS encoding EAL domain-containing protein, with translation MSLMHTTALAQFLGTLPSAPTPERQLWRDAGGRVQGQFFHCALTSLFEPVWRLGADGALMADGHEALMRTWTRDGEAGLNPWKMFSLAADDTTLVELDRLCRLVHTLNYFVRTDARRLVVNVHGRLLAAVAADHGKAFQRAVAALGLSPEQFVIQVPSTANDDLGLLLFVVDNYRRNGFAVAVQASDPAEAGVLMVHVRPAFLKLDARRGWQARNLTALADSARELGVTLALRRCERPDDLDLARAAGIRYVQGSVLPGAESDPPDPPEPAVQPLAGIPARMPQAQVPEPQVPLAPRQWRADVSLTE, from the coding sequence ATGAGTCTCATGCACACCACCGCACTCGCCCAATTCCTCGGGACCCTGCCGAGCGCCCCCACGCCCGAGCGCCAACTATGGCGCGACGCCGGCGGGCGCGTGCAGGGCCAGTTCTTCCATTGCGCGCTGACCAGCCTGTTCGAGCCGGTCTGGCGCCTGGGCGCGGACGGCGCGCTGATGGCCGACGGCCATGAAGCGCTGATGCGCACCTGGACGCGCGACGGCGAGGCCGGCCTGAACCCCTGGAAGATGTTCTCGCTCGCCGCCGACGACACCACGCTCGTCGAGCTCGACCGCCTGTGCCGGCTGGTGCATACGCTCAACTATTTCGTGCGCACCGATGCGCGGCGGCTGGTGGTCAACGTGCACGGCCGCCTGCTGGCGGCGGTGGCGGCCGATCACGGCAAGGCGTTCCAACGCGCGGTGGCGGCGCTGGGCCTGTCGCCCGAGCAGTTCGTGATCCAGGTGCCCTCGACCGCCAACGACGATCTGGGCCTGCTGCTGTTCGTGGTGGACAACTACCGCCGCAACGGGTTTGCCGTGGCGGTGCAGGCGTCCGATCCGGCCGAGGCCGGGGTGCTGATGGTGCATGTGCGGCCGGCGTTCCTCAAGCTCGATGCGCGGCGCGGCTGGCAGGCACGCAACCTGACGGCGCTGGCCGATTCGGCGCGCGAGCTGGGCGTCACGCTCGCGCTGCGCCGGTGCGAGCGGCCGGACGATCTCGACCTGGCCCGCGCCGCCGGCATCCGCTACGTGCAGGGCAGCGTGCTGCCCGGCGCAGAATCGGACCCTCCCGACCCGCCCGAGCCGGCCGTCCAGCCCCTGGCCGGGATCCCGGCGCGCATGCCGCAGGCTCAAGTCCCCGAGCCCCAGGTGCCCCTGGCGCCGCGGCAATGGCGCGCAGATGTTTCCCTCACCGAATGA
- a CDS encoding TOBE domain-containing protein: MSIQAINVRNQFRGQIKEIIRGDVLSEIDVQTPAGVVTSVITTRSVDSLGLKVGSEVVALVKATEVSIAKL; the protein is encoded by the coding sequence ATGAGCATCCAAGCGATTAACGTACGCAACCAGTTCCGCGGCCAGATCAAGGAGATCATCCGGGGCGACGTGCTCTCGGAGATCGACGTGCAGACGCCGGCCGGCGTCGTCACTTCGGTGATCACCACGCGCTCGGTCGACAGCCTCGGCCTGAAGGTCGGCAGCGAAGTGGTGGCGCTGGTGAAGGCGACGGAAGTCTCGATCGCCAAGCTGTAA
- a CDS encoding ATP-binding cassette domain-containing protein, producing MQSNATGHAALERVEHHAIDHGTALHIDRVVKRYGGREVLHGIDLEIVPGEFVVIVGRSGCGKSTLLRLIAGLEGIDGGSLRRDGDAGDGLHDDARVMFQDARLLPWKTVLDNVALGLPRAQRAPAAEVLAQVGLAERAGEWPARLSGGQRQRVALARALVHRPRLLLLDEPLGALDALTRIDMQNLIEGLWQRLGFTAVLVTHDVAEAVVLADRVVLIEDGRIALDARIDLPRPRHRGSPAFARLEAAILDRVMQRRPDPGEVTDVRAHTARPSPWDVSAAAVRWAV from the coding sequence ATGCAAAGCAATGCCACCGGACACGCCGCGCTGGAACGCGTGGAACACCACGCGATTGACCACGGGACAGCGCTGCACATCGACCGCGTGGTCAAGCGCTACGGCGGGCGCGAGGTGCTGCACGGCATCGACCTGGAGATCGTACCGGGCGAGTTCGTCGTCATCGTCGGGCGCAGCGGCTGCGGCAAGAGCACGCTGCTGCGGCTGATCGCCGGGCTGGAGGGCATCGACGGCGGCAGCCTGCGCCGCGACGGCGATGCCGGAGACGGCCTGCACGACGACGCGCGCGTGATGTTCCAGGACGCTCGCCTGCTGCCGTGGAAGACCGTGCTCGACAACGTTGCGCTCGGGTTGCCCAGGGCGCAGCGCGCGCCGGCCGCCGAGGTGCTCGCGCAGGTGGGCCTGGCCGAGCGCGCGGGCGAATGGCCGGCGCGGCTGTCGGGCGGCCAGCGCCAGCGCGTGGCGCTCGCCCGCGCGCTGGTGCATCGCCCGCGCCTGCTGCTGCTCGACGAGCCACTGGGCGCGCTCGATGCGCTCACCCGTATCGACATGCAGAACCTGATCGAAGGCTTATGGCAGCGCCTGGGCTTTACCGCCGTGCTGGTCACGCACGATGTGGCCGAAGCGGTGGTGCTGGCCGACCGCGTGGTGCTGATCGAGGACGGCCGCATCGCGCTGGACGCGCGCATCGACCTGCCGCGCCCGCGGCATCGCGGTTCGCCGGCGTTCGCGCGGCTGGAGGCGGCGATCCTCGACCGCGTGATGCAGCGCCGGCCCGATCCCGGTGAAGTGACCGATGTGCGTGCGCACACGGCGCGGCCGTCACCCTGGGATGTGTCGGCCGCGGCGGTGCGCTGGGCCGTGTAA
- the ssuC gene encoding aliphatic sulfonate ABC transporter permease SsuC encodes MASKLKSKTFLSAARRRLAPWLVPLALLVAWQASAQWGWLSNRILPAPLEVARSAIELARSGELWRHVAVSTWRALLGFAIGGAPGLALGLLTGTFRTAETLLDTTLQMVRNIPVLALIPLVILWFGIDESAKLFLVSLGVFFPIYLNTYHGIRAVDPALVEMARSYGLSRARLYREVILPGALPQILVGVRFSLGLMWVTLIVAETVSAQAGIGYMTMNAREFLQTDVVLLGILLYALLGKLADLLSRALERFWLRWHPGYQAAA; translated from the coding sequence ATGGCATCGAAATTGAAATCGAAGACCTTTTTGAGCGCGGCCCGCCGGCGCCTGGCACCGTGGCTGGTGCCGCTGGCGCTGCTGGTGGCGTGGCAGGCCTCGGCCCAATGGGGCTGGCTGTCCAACCGCATCCTGCCTGCGCCGCTGGAGGTGGCCCGGTCGGCCATCGAGCTGGCACGCTCGGGCGAGCTGTGGCGGCACGTGGCGGTCAGCACCTGGCGCGCGCTGCTGGGCTTTGCGATCGGCGGCGCGCCGGGGCTGGCGCTGGGGCTGCTGACCGGCACCTTCCGCACGGCCGAGACGCTGCTCGACACCACGCTGCAGATGGTCCGCAACATCCCGGTGCTGGCGCTGATTCCGCTGGTGATCCTGTGGTTCGGCATCGACGAGTCGGCCAAGCTGTTCCTGGTGTCGCTGGGCGTGTTCTTCCCGATCTACCTGAACACCTATCACGGCATCCGCGCGGTCGACCCGGCGCTGGTGGAGATGGCGCGCAGCTACGGCCTGTCGCGCGCGCGGCTGTACCGCGAGGTGATCCTGCCCGGCGCGCTGCCGCAGATCCTGGTGGGAGTGCGCTTTTCGCTGGGGCTGATGTGGGTGACGCTGATCGTCGCCGAGACGGTGTCCGCGCAGGCCGGCATCGGCTACATGACGATGAACGCGCGCGAGTTCCTGCAGACCGACGTGGTGCTGCTCGGCATCCTGCTCTACGCGCTGCTGGGCAAACTGGCCGACCTGTTGTCGCGGGCACTGGAGCGGTTCTGGCTGCGCTGGCACCCCGGTTATCAAGCGGCGGCCTGA
- the ssuD gene encoding FMNH2-dependent alkanesulfonate monooxygenase, translated as MQVFWFLPTHGDSRYLGTAEGARQVDHAYLQQVAVAADTLGYEGVLIPTGRSCEDPWIVAASLIQATRRLRFLVAVRPGLMAPTLAARMAATFDRLSQGRLLVNLVTGGDPGELAGDGLFLDHAQRYEASDEFIRIWRETLAASHEGAALDYAGKHLSVRGAKVLYPPVQRPHPPVYFGGSSEAAHELAAEQVDTYLTWGEPPAAVAEKIADVRRRAARHGRTVRFGIRLHVIVRETEDAAWQAADNLISRLDDDTVARAQAAFRKMDSAGQQRMAALHASGVKRSRADLEISPNLWAGVGLVRGGAGTALVGDPHTVAARLREYADLGIDTFVLSGYPHLEEAYRFAELVFPLLPRSVRAGHERLPGNVLNGPFGEVMATGIVPKVAAS; from the coding sequence ATGCAAGTCTTCTGGTTCCTTCCCACGCACGGCGACAGCCGTTACCTCGGCACGGCCGAGGGCGCGCGCCAGGTCGACCATGCCTATCTGCAGCAGGTGGCCGTGGCCGCCGATACGCTCGGCTACGAGGGCGTGCTGATCCCGACCGGCCGCTCGTGCGAAGACCCATGGATCGTCGCCGCCAGCCTGATCCAGGCCACCCGGCGCCTGCGTTTCCTGGTGGCGGTGCGTCCCGGCCTGATGGCGCCGACGCTGGCCGCGCGCATGGCGGCCACCTTCGACCGGTTGTCGCAGGGGCGGCTGCTGGTCAACCTCGTCACCGGTGGCGATCCGGGCGAGCTGGCTGGTGACGGGCTGTTCCTGGACCACGCGCAGCGCTACGAGGCCTCGGACGAGTTCATCCGCATCTGGCGCGAGACGCTGGCCGCCAGCCACGAGGGCGCGGCGCTGGACTATGCCGGCAAGCACCTGAGCGTGCGGGGCGCCAAGGTGCTGTATCCGCCGGTGCAGCGGCCGCATCCGCCGGTGTACTTCGGTGGCTCGTCCGAGGCGGCGCACGAGCTGGCGGCCGAGCAGGTCGATACCTACCTGACCTGGGGCGAGCCGCCTGCCGCCGTGGCCGAGAAGATCGCCGACGTGCGCAGGCGCGCCGCCCGCCATGGCCGCACGGTGCGTTTCGGCATCCGCTTGCACGTGATCGTGCGCGAGACGGAGGACGCCGCCTGGCAGGCCGCCGACAACCTGATCAGCCGGCTCGACGACGACACCGTCGCCCGCGCGCAGGCGGCCTTCCGCAAGATGGACTCCGCCGGCCAGCAGCGCATGGCCGCGCTGCACGCCAGCGGCGTCAAGCGCAGCCGCGCCGACCTGGAGATCAGCCCGAACCTGTGGGCGGGCGTCGGGCTCGTGCGCGGCGGCGCGGGCACCGCGCTGGTGGGCGATCCGCACACCGTCGCCGCGCGCCTGCGCGAATACGCGGATCTCGGCATCGACACCTTCGTCCTCTCGGGCTATCCGCACCTGGAAGAGGCCTACCGCTTTGCCGAACTGGTGTTCCCGTTGCTGCCGCGCTCGGTGCGCGCGGGTCATGAGCGGCTGCCGGGCAACGTGCTGAACGGGCCGTTCGGCGAGGTGATGGCCACCGGCATCGTGCCCAAGGTGGCTGCGAGCTGA
- a CDS encoding aliphatic sulfonate ABC transporter substrate-binding protein translates to MTIDIQRRHWLTAATAGASLAALGPLARAATPADAVPKVVPPAQLRIGFQKSAVNLVIVKESRALEQRFPDTRVSWLEFPAGPQQLEALSAGSLDVAFTGDTPPVFAQAAGKDLRYVGVEPPKPDSSAILVPQSSTLKTLADLKGKRVALQKGSSAHFLIVSGLRKGGLTFADIQPVYLTPADARAAFERGSIDAWGIWDPYYAATELAIQPRVLATGRGLSSNNSFYFTPRAFAEQHGDTIAALFAALSRADRLVQENRKEAAQRIADFSGLSLATVHLFLSRRPPSPVRPVTSEAIAEQQRVADAFHGLGLIPRPVRPAEIVWQPTPAQLAIARA, encoded by the coding sequence ATGACGATCGATATCCAACGCCGGCACTGGCTCACGGCCGCCACGGCAGGTGCTTCGCTGGCCGCGCTGGGGCCCCTGGCGCGTGCCGCGACGCCCGCCGACGCCGTGCCCAAGGTCGTGCCGCCCGCGCAACTGCGCATCGGCTTCCAGAAGAGCGCCGTCAACCTGGTGATCGTCAAGGAAAGCCGCGCGCTGGAGCAGCGCTTTCCCGACACCCGGGTGAGCTGGCTGGAGTTTCCCGCCGGGCCGCAGCAGCTGGAGGCGCTGTCCGCCGGCAGCCTGGACGTGGCCTTCACGGGCGATACGCCGCCGGTGTTCGCGCAGGCCGCCGGCAAGGACCTGCGCTACGTCGGCGTCGAGCCGCCCAAGCCGGACAGCTCGGCGATCCTGGTGCCGCAAAGCTCGACGCTCAAGACGCTGGCCGACCTGAAGGGCAAGCGCGTGGCGCTGCAGAAGGGCTCGAGCGCGCATTTTCTGATCGTGAGCGGCCTGCGCAAGGGCGGGCTGACCTTTGCCGACATCCAGCCGGTCTACCTGACCCCCGCCGATGCGCGTGCCGCCTTCGAGCGCGGCAGCATCGATGCCTGGGGCATCTGGGACCCGTACTACGCCGCCACCGAACTGGCGATCCAGCCGCGCGTGCTGGCCACCGGGCGCGGGCTGTCGTCCAACAACTCGTTCTATTTCACGCCGCGCGCCTTTGCCGAGCAGCACGGCGACACCATCGCGGCGCTGTTCGCGGCGCTCTCGCGCGCCGACCGCCTGGTGCAGGAGAACCGCAAGGAAGCCGCCCAGCGCATCGCCGATTTCTCGGGGCTGTCGCTGGCGACGGTGCACCTGTTCCTGTCGCGCCGGCCGCCGTCGCCGGTGCGGCCGGTGACCTCCGAGGCGATTGCCGAGCAGCAGCGCGTGGCCGATGCCTTCCACGGCCTTGGGCTGATCCCGCGCCCGGTCCGGCCGGCGGAGATCGTCTGGCAGCCGACGCCCGCGCAACTGGCCATCGCCCGCGCCTGA
- a CDS encoding sulfonate ABC transporter substrate-binding protein, which yields MHTYSPLRRNLTLAVVSLLAALSGLTTSAVAQSDAAPPTAAKPLRIGYQKYGTLTVLKARGTLEKRLAAQGIDVKWTEFPAGPQLLEGLNVGAIDFGSTGEAPPIFALAAGARLVYVGNQPPAPSGEAIVVPKASALTRVTDLRGKRIALNKGSNVHYLLVRLLEQANVPYGDIQPVYLTPADARAAFERGAVDAWVIWDPFLAAAETQLGARVLADGTGVVDNAQYFLAARGYAQARGDVLNVVLDELKQTDAWSAAHPKEVTAILGPQLGLEPVVVARSVSRLAYGIRPVGAQALADQQRIADAFHALKLIPRPVKVADAAWQPAAQPATQPAAR from the coding sequence ATGCACACGTATTCGCCCCTGCGCCGAAACCTGACCCTCGCTGTCGTGTCGCTGCTCGCTGCGCTGAGCGGGCTGACGACGTCCGCGGTTGCCCAGAGCGATGCCGCGCCACCGACCGCGGCCAAGCCACTGCGCATCGGCTACCAGAAGTACGGCACGCTGACCGTGCTGAAGGCGCGCGGCACGCTGGAGAAGCGCTTGGCCGCGCAGGGCATCGACGTGAAGTGGACGGAGTTTCCGGCCGGTCCGCAACTGCTGGAGGGCCTGAACGTCGGTGCCATCGATTTCGGCTCGACCGGTGAAGCGCCGCCGATCTTCGCGCTGGCCGCCGGCGCGCGCCTGGTCTACGTCGGCAATCAGCCGCCCGCGCCGTCGGGCGAGGCCATCGTCGTGCCGAAGGCCTCGGCGCTGACGCGCGTGACCGACCTGCGCGGCAAGCGCATCGCCCTGAACAAGGGCTCGAACGTGCATTACCTGCTGGTCAGGCTGCTGGAGCAGGCCAATGTGCCCTACGGCGACATCCAGCCGGTCTACCTGACGCCCGCCGATGCGCGTGCCGCCTTCGAGCGCGGCGCGGTCGATGCGTGGGTCATCTGGGACCCGTTCCTCGCCGCGGCCGAGACGCAACTGGGCGCGCGCGTGCTGGCCGACGGCACCGGCGTGGTCGACAACGCGCAGTATTTCCTGGCCGCGCGGGGCTATGCGCAGGCGCGTGGCGATGTGCTCAACGTCGTGCTGGACGAACTGAAGCAGACCGACGCCTGGAGCGCCGCCCACCCGAAGGAGGTCACCGCCATCCTCGGCCCGCAGTTGGGCCTGGAGCCGGTCGTGGTGGCGCGCTCGGTGTCGCGCCTGGCCTACGGCATCCGGCCGGTGGGGGCGCAGGCGCTGGCGGACCAGCAGCGCATCGCCGATGCCTTCCACGCGCTCAAGCTGATCCCGCGCCCGGTGAAGGTGGCCGATGCCGCCTGGCAGCCGGCTGCGCAACCGGCAACACAGCCTGCCGCACGCTGA
- the ssuE gene encoding NADPH-dependent FMN reductase, which yields MPILTISGSPSAQSRSARLLGHVRAQLERAGESADDLDLRALPADALLGAQTAHPAIAEALARVEAAGVVILATPVYKAAYSGLLKTFLDLLPQSGLRDKVVLPIATGGSLAHTLAIDYALRPVLSSLAARAILPGIFAVDTQIVASDAGLVVDPALQQRLDDGIERVHQALALARHPAVAQVIVASRSAVRAAFQARASVNAKANPNPQAADAQRMRCPA from the coding sequence ATGCCCATCCTGACGATCTCCGGCAGCCCTTCGGCGCAATCGCGATCCGCGCGCTTGCTGGGCCATGTGCGCGCCCAGCTGGAGCGCGCCGGTGAGTCGGCGGACGACCTGGACCTGCGCGCCTTGCCCGCCGATGCGCTGCTCGGCGCGCAGACCGCCCACCCCGCCATTGCCGAGGCGCTGGCGCGGGTGGAAGCGGCCGGGGTGGTGATCCTCGCCACGCCGGTCTACAAGGCGGCCTACAGCGGGCTGCTGAAGACCTTTCTCGATCTGCTGCCGCAGAGCGGGCTGCGCGACAAGGTCGTGCTGCCGATCGCCACCGGCGGCAGTCTCGCCCATACGCTGGCGATCGACTATGCGCTGCGGCCGGTGCTGTCGTCGCTGGCGGCGCGCGCGATCCTGCCGGGCATCTTTGCCGTCGATACGCAGATCGTGGCGTCCGACGCGGGGCTGGTGGTCGATCCGGCCCTGCAGCAGCGCCTGGACGATGGCATCGAGCGCGTGCACCAGGCGTTGGCGCTGGCGCGGCATCCGGCCGTGGCGCAGGTGATCGTCGCCAGCCGCAGCGCTGTGCGCGCCGCGTTCCAGGCGCGCGCGAGCGTCAATGCCAAAGCCAACCCGAACCCCCAGGCCGCCGACGCGCAGCGAATGCGATGTCCCGCCTGA
- a CDS encoding sulfate ABC transporter substrate-binding protein — protein sequence MIRKFVFNAIAAAIVAGGTVGAHAATTLLNVSYDPTRELYKEINAEFAKKWKAETGEEVTLRASHGGSGKQARSVIDGLEADVVTLALGYDVDAIAEKGLTGKDWQKRLPHNASPYTSTIVFLVRKGNPKGIKDWNDLVKPGIAVITPNPKTSGGARWNYLAAWAYALKQPGGSEATAKAFVQKLYKNVPVLDSGARGATTTFTERGIGDVLIAWEDEALLAARVEGKDKFDVVVPSVSILAEPPVAVVDKVADKKGTRKVAEAYLKFLYSPQGQEIGAKNFYRPTDPAVARKHESAFPKVTLVTIDDTFGGWQKAQKTHFADGGQFDQLYQPGSK from the coding sequence ATGATTCGCAAGTTTGTGTTCAACGCTATCGCGGCGGCCATTGTGGCGGGGGGAACCGTGGGCGCGCACGCCGCCACGACGCTGCTGAACGTATCGTACGACCCGACGCGCGAGCTGTACAAGGAGATCAACGCCGAGTTCGCCAAGAAGTGGAAGGCCGAGACCGGTGAAGAGGTGACCCTGCGCGCGTCGCACGGCGGCTCGGGCAAGCAGGCCCGCTCGGTCATCGACGGCCTGGAGGCCGACGTGGTGACGCTGGCGCTCGGCTACGACGTCGACGCCATCGCCGAGAAGGGACTGACGGGCAAGGACTGGCAGAAGCGGCTGCCGCACAACGCTTCGCCGTACACCTCGACCATTGTGTTCCTGGTGCGCAAGGGCAACCCGAAGGGCATCAAGGACTGGAACGACCTGGTCAAGCCGGGCATCGCTGTCATCACGCCCAACCCCAAGACCTCGGGCGGCGCCCGCTGGAATTACCTGGCCGCATGGGCCTATGCGCTCAAGCAGCCGGGCGGCTCGGAGGCGACGGCCAAGGCGTTCGTGCAGAAGCTGTACAAGAACGTGCCAGTGCTGGATTCCGGCGCGCGCGGCGCCACCACGACCTTCACCGAGCGCGGTATCGGCGACGTGCTGATCGCGTGGGAGGACGAAGCGCTGCTGGCCGCGCGGGTGGAGGGCAAGGACAAGTTCGACGTGGTGGTGCCGTCCGTTTCCATCCTGGCCGAGCCGCCGGTGGCGGTGGTCGACAAGGTGGCTGACAAGAAGGGCACGCGCAAGGTGGCCGAGGCGTATCTCAAGTTCCTGTACTCGCCGCAGGGGCAGGAGATCGGCGCGAAGAACTTCTACCGTCCGACCGATCCGGCCGTGGCCAGGAAGCACGAGAGCGCATTCCCGAAGGTGACGCTGGTGACCATCGACGACACCTTCGGCGGCTGGCAGAAGGCGCAGAAGACGCACTTCGCCGATGGCGGCCAGTTCGACCAGCTCTATCAACCCGGCAGCAAGTAA